A single genomic interval of Candidatus Zixiibacteriota bacterium harbors:
- a CDS encoding PAS domain S-box protein encodes MTSDDSINGKRSDTGISGRRVIRCFLISTTVLTIGVFAIILDDPALISNQASIGDRLLAGWDRHPSAVTAIAICSILVGVGFSRRRKPRLISQESPDVPILESENASSEITGAVENSAAPSNPSADNPATVTNHLRQDHHNRLQELQNATTNIFDLYDLSPVPFFLIDTEGDICSANDQAARLLGFSKRRLVGRRLADLAAAKVSGEEAAEFILSRSATGHSTHEREIEVQTVDQESIWVSLSSRPVLDRQGHVLLTGVTAVNITERKTAVSALCESEERFRRTFDESPIGAAMVSLDNRFVRVNSELCRITGYTESELTALGWANVVDPEDLDEILTASKELLNDRVEQYAIDCRLMRKDGATVWVRQSVRVMKDALNTPVYFLPMIEDITLRKQAEEEIRFSEERFRLLYENAPVPYQSLNPEGRLLDVNDAWCQAFGYEVEEVLGRPMTEFLTEDSAEKYQHSFPEFKRTGKISGREFQVVGKDSKTRTVLVDGRAHFDKAGRFDRSHCIFWDITDRKEAEAQIRQSEQLHRTLVETMSEGVLMRDGEGCITYTNERACDLLGASREALIGRPILDFVEGQDKLILEERLKSSTDARPYELTWKRKDGTHVTTVVSPAEVTAADGSLKASISVITDVSQLKRTEAMLKRTGRTLETQRHQLVEKDTALKQVFEHLEQEKAAYRKNICSDVEMELKPLLRLIKSAAAAEQKQRVDQAGRKLKLLLNQDVNSFDKRFAALTPREREVCRLIKEGMSSKEMSQQLNLSLLTIHKHRENIRNKLNVKNKNVNLSTYLHFR; translated from the coding sequence ATGACGAGTGACGACAGTATCAACGGCAAGCGAAGTGATACCGGTATTTCCGGCCGTAGAGTCATTCGCTGTTTCTTGATCAGCACAACTGTGTTGACCATAGGCGTCTTTGCCATAATACTCGATGATCCCGCTTTGATTTCCAATCAGGCATCCATCGGCGACCGCCTGCTGGCCGGTTGGGACCGTCATCCTTCAGCCGTAACAGCTATCGCAATATGTTCAATACTGGTAGGCGTCGGCTTCAGCCGACGCCGGAAACCGCGTCTCATCTCGCAAGAGTCTCCCGATGTTCCGATCCTGGAGTCTGAGAATGCATCCAGCGAGATTACCGGCGCTGTAGAAAACAGTGCGGCGCCCTCAAACCCATCGGCAGATAACCCGGCGACGGTTACCAACCATCTCAGGCAAGACCATCACAATCGTCTGCAAGAACTGCAGAATGCTACCACCAATATTTTCGATTTATACGATCTCTCCCCGGTGCCGTTCTTTCTTATCGATACCGAGGGAGATATCTGCTCGGCCAATGATCAGGCGGCCCGCCTGCTTGGTTTCAGCAAGCGAAGACTGGTCGGAAGGCGGCTGGCCGATTTGGCTGCTGCTAAAGTATCGGGGGAGGAGGCTGCCGAGTTTATACTGTCACGGTCGGCCACCGGCCATTCCACTCATGAACGGGAAATTGAGGTGCAGACGGTCGACCAAGAGTCAATCTGGGTCAGTTTGTCCTCCCGGCCGGTTCTTGATCGACAAGGTCACGTTCTGTTGACCGGCGTGACGGCTGTCAACATTACCGAACGCAAAACCGCGGTGTCGGCCTTGTGTGAGAGCGAGGAGCGGTTTCGAAGAACCTTTGACGAATCCCCAATCGGGGCGGCCATGGTCTCATTGGACAATCGCTTCGTTCGCGTCAATTCGGAACTTTGTCGCATCACCGGATATACCGAGAGTGAATTGACCGCCCTCGGTTGGGCCAACGTAGTAGACCCTGAAGACCTGGACGAGATTCTGACCGCCTCCAAAGAGCTTTTGAACGATCGCGTCGAACAGTACGCGATCGACTGTCGGCTCATGCGAAAAGATGGCGCCACGGTCTGGGTGCGGCAGTCGGTTCGTGTCATGAAGGATGCGCTGAACACGCCGGTGTACTTCCTGCCGATGATTGAAGACATCACCCTGCGCAAACAAGCCGAGGAAGAAATCCGATTCTCCGAAGAACGCTTTCGCCTGCTCTACGAAAACGCCCCGGTGCCGTATCAGTCGCTCAATCCGGAGGGGAGACTGCTGGACGTGAACGACGCCTGGTGTCAGGCCTTTGGATATGAGGTGGAGGAAGTACTGGGTCGGCCTATGACCGAGTTTTTGACCGAGGACAGTGCCGAGAAATATCAGCACAGTTTTCCTGAATTCAAGAGAACGGGAAAGATCTCCGGCCGCGAGTTCCAAGTCGTGGGCAAAGATTCAAAAACTCGCACCGTACTGGTCGACGGACGGGCTCACTTTGACAAAGCGGGGCGGTTTGATCGTTCTCACTGTATCTTCTGGGACATCACGGACCGGAAAGAGGCCGAGGCTCAGATTCGGCAAAGCGAGCAGCTTCATCGCACCTTGGTTGAAACGATGAGCGAGGGCGTGCTTATGCGTGATGGCGAAGGCTGCATCACCTATACCAACGAGCGAGCCTGCGATCTGCTGGGTGCTTCGCGTGAGGCGCTGATCGGTCGTCCAATTCTCGACTTTGTAGAAGGGCAGGACAAGCTCATCCTTGAAGAGAGGTTGAAATCCTCCACCGATGCCCGGCCCTATGAGTTGACCTGGAAGCGCAAAGATGGGACACACGTTACAACTGTGGTCTCGCCCGCTGAAGTAACGGCGGCCGACGGCAGCCTTAAGGCGTCGATCTCGGTGATCACCGATGTCTCACAACTCAAACGGACCGAGGCGATGCTGAAACGAACCGGTCGTACTCTGGAAACACAGCGACACCAGTTGGTAGAGAAAGACACCGCCCTGAAGCAGGTGTTCGAGCACCTCGAACAGGAGAAAGCCGCCTACCGGAAGAACATCTGTTCGGACGTCGAAATGGAACTGAAACCACTTCTGCGTCTGATTAAGTCGGCCGCGGCAGCGGAGCAAAAGCAGCGTGTCGATCAGGCGGGACGCAAACTTAAACTTTTGTTGAACCAGGATGTCAACTCTTTTGACAAGAGGTTTGCAGCCTTGACGCCCCGCGAACGCGAGGTCTGCCGGTTGATAAAAGAGGGCATGTCCTCAAAGGAGATGTCCCAGCAACTCAATCTGTCGCTCTTGACCATTCACAAACATCGTGAGAACATCAGAAACAAGCTCAATGTGAAGAACAAGAACGTCAATCTCAGTACCTACCTTCACTTTAGGTAG
- a CDS encoding TIR domain-containing protein, protein MTQDYSTDCDIFLSYSSGDRERIEPLVKALQNIGWEVWWDTKIRPGEKFSTVIDEGLNKSKCVIVVWSLNSIESHWVITEANEALGLDKLIPVMIDDVKPPLQFRMIEAAKLIGWSPGDDSEEFDLLVDTIKLAVGEPKPPEPATEEPKPDEPRSEDSGNVPRDEDRVQDGDTDEPTLREFSQAKRRLPWVLGTVGVCATLVTMGIWLWPTPPESQPYSDPGVAILDQSYLDSFAATNEGKELNALLDPLKDWPVELKNLRATGSSKEGYGKFTKPRTSSADSDSSIRWTYSDSKTATYIISKSFLEGGWVQTFTAAKGHPPVVTVGPIRDKTDEQIDMNTLIFDLTVELSFRSNVEFKHSWNWGLMPRNARWDQVEMISAESATRLRDSLGIDVFLQGSITRAGKTFGSYQHTEYVLELEAIETETMMRLWSDFHLTDKPNITPNSP, encoded by the coding sequence ATGACACAAGACTATTCCACCGATTGTGACATTTTTCTAAGCTACTCAAGCGGTGATCGTGAGCGCATCGAACCGCTGGTCAAAGCGCTTCAGAACATTGGCTGGGAGGTTTGGTGGGATACCAAGATACGTCCGGGTGAGAAGTTTTCTACCGTGATCGATGAGGGCTTGAACAAATCCAAGTGTGTGATAGTGGTGTGGTCACTCAATTCAATCGAATCGCATTGGGTAATAACGGAGGCCAACGAAGCGTTGGGCCTGGATAAACTGATTCCGGTCATGATAGACGATGTGAAACCGCCGCTTCAATTCCGGATGATCGAAGCAGCCAAGCTGATCGGATGGAGCCCAGGTGATGACAGCGAAGAGTTTGATCTGCTGGTCGATACGATCAAGCTTGCCGTCGGTGAACCGAAACCTCCGGAACCGGCCACAGAAGAACCGAAGCCAGACGAACCGCGAAGTGAAGATAGTGGGAATGTTCCCAGGGACGAAGATAGAGTCCAAGACGGCGACACAGACGAGCCGACATTACGTGAATTCTCTCAGGCCAAGAGGCGACTCCCTTGGGTCCTGGGAACGGTTGGCGTATGTGCCACGCTGGTGACAATGGGGATCTGGCTGTGGCCCACCCCGCCCGAATCACAACCGTATAGTGACCCTGGAGTCGCTATACTTGACCAGTCGTACCTGGACTCCTTTGCCGCTACCAACGAAGGTAAAGAGCTCAACGCTTTGCTGGACCCGCTAAAGGACTGGCCGGTAGAGCTCAAGAATCTCCGCGCTACCGGATCAAGCAAAGAAGGTTATGGAAAATTCACCAAACCGCGCACCAGCAGCGCCGATTCAGATTCGAGCATCCGATGGACCTACAGTGATTCGAAAACGGCAACCTACATTATCTCGAAATCCTTCTTGGAAGGTGGGTGGGTCCAGACTTTCACAGCCGCAAAGGGCCATCCACCGGTAGTTACTGTAGGCCCTATTCGCGACAAAACCGATGAGCAGATAGACATGAATACACTCATTTTCGACTTGACTGTTGAACTTAGTTTTCGCTCCAATGTGGAGTTCAAGCATTCGTGGAATTGGGGTCTCATGCCTCGAAACGCGCGGTGGGATCAGGTTGAGATGATTTCTGCAGAAAGTGCCACGCGATTGCGAGACTCGTTGGGCATCGACGTTTTCCTGCAGGGCAGTATCACGAGGGCAGGCAAAACGTTCGGCAGCTATCAGCACACTGAATACGTGCTGGAACTGGAAGCGATCGAGACAGAAACCATGATGAGGCTTTGGAGCGACTTTCATCTGACGGATAAGCCCAATATCACCCCCAACAGCCCTTAG
- a CDS encoding radical SAM protein → MAIGDFATKTLLPIYQSAVSRVHDLRYLFVELTHRCDLACLHCGSDCIRDTRTPDLPSQEVIRVLEEIKQKYDSHKIMVALAGGEPLCYPSLFTLGAEITQLEFPWGMVTNGHAWTKETVAAAKAAGMCSVTVSLDGFEEDHNWLRGRSDSYARAVRTIQMLVADPFYQCMDIVTCVNKRSLERLDEFYEQVRELGVPAWRLFTISPIGRAVRHDELFLNGDEFRSLMGKIERYRRLGDLPVTYSESGYLGPRHELKARDHRFFCQAGISVAGVMVNGDILACPNIDRRFSQGNIFKDSFVDIWENRYQAFRNRKWMKTDKCVDCSEWSRCRGNSFHLWDLDNDRTRLCYHELLKTPTQ, encoded by the coding sequence GTGGCCATAGGTGACTTTGCAACCAAAACGCTACTGCCGATTTACCAGTCGGCTGTTTCCCGCGTGCATGATCTGCGGTATCTGTTCGTGGAACTCACCCATCGTTGTGATCTCGCCTGTCTGCATTGCGGCTCAGATTGTATCCGCGATACCAGGACACCTGACCTGCCGTCCCAAGAGGTGATCCGGGTGCTTGAGGAAATCAAACAGAAATACGACAGCCACAAAATCATGGTAGCCTTGGCCGGCGGTGAGCCTTTGTGCTATCCTTCGCTGTTCACGTTGGGTGCAGAGATCACACAACTTGAGTTTCCCTGGGGCATGGTCACCAACGGACATGCCTGGACAAAAGAAACCGTAGCCGCGGCGAAGGCGGCAGGTATGTGCTCGGTCACGGTCAGTCTCGATGGGTTCGAAGAGGACCACAACTGGCTGCGTGGTCGGTCGGACTCGTATGCACGGGCGGTGAGAACCATCCAGATGCTGGTGGCTGATCCGTTTTATCAATGCATGGACATTGTCACCTGCGTCAACAAGCGATCGCTTGAGCGGCTTGATGAGTTTTACGAGCAGGTTCGAGAACTCGGTGTCCCCGCCTGGCGTCTGTTCACCATCAGCCCCATAGGTCGGGCCGTTCGGCATGACGAGCTGTTTCTCAACGGCGACGAATTCCGCTCGCTTATGGGGAAGATCGAACGGTATCGAAGGCTGGGAGATTTGCCGGTCACGTATTCCGAGTCGGGCTATCTGGGTCCCCGGCATGAACTCAAAGCGCGCGACCACCGCTTTTTCTGCCAGGCCGGGATCAGTGTTGCGGGCGTTATGGTCAATGGCGACATTCTGGCCTGTCCCAATATCGACCGACGGTTCAGTCAGGGAAACATCTTCAAAGACTCCTTTGTGGATATATGGGAAAACCGGTACCAAGCGTTTCGCAACCGTAAGTGGATGAAGACCGACAAATGCGTTGATTGCAGCGAATGGTCGCGCTGCCGCGGGAATAGTTTTCACTTATGGGACCTCGACAACGACCGCACCCGCCTCTGCTACCACGAATTGCTGAAGACACCCACTCAATAA
- a CDS encoding sigma-70 family RNA polymerase sigma factor: MTHNIHDIWKRVCRSEATAWRELVETYAGLVNGVARRVGLSIPDAEDCAQQTWLALYRKRESIKDPQSLPAWLIRTTHRQAVRMALRLNYQSELPDDENISDRRSLPDELVQQLEHQAILEKGLEQLDIRCRRLLTALFLEGDEVSYRRMAAVLGLKPNSVGSMRTRCLKKLENILKKMGYSGD, translated from the coding sequence TTGACGCACAATATACATGACATCTGGAAGCGCGTTTGCCGAAGTGAGGCCACAGCCTGGCGTGAGCTGGTGGAAACCTATGCCGGGTTGGTCAACGGCGTAGCCAGACGAGTCGGATTGTCGATTCCGGATGCCGAAGACTGCGCCCAACAGACCTGGCTGGCCCTTTATCGCAAGCGGGAGTCGATCAAGGACCCGCAGAGCCTGCCGGCCTGGTTGATTCGAACCACTCACAGGCAGGCCGTCCGCATGGCCCTGAGGCTGAACTACCAGTCGGAGTTGCCGGACGATGAAAACATCTCCGACCGCCGGAGCCTTCCGGATGAACTGGTACAACAGCTTGAACATCAGGCGATCCTGGAAAAAGGTTTGGAACAGCTCGACATACGCTGTCGCCGCCTTCTCACGGCATTATTCCTGGAGGGCGACGAAGTGTCATATCGCCGTATGGCCGCGGTATTGGGCTTAAAACCCAACTCGGTCGGTTCTATGCGCACCCGCTGTCTGAAAAAACTTGAGAATATTCTAAAAAAAATGGGTTACTCGGGAGACTAA
- a CDS encoding CHAT domain-containing tetratricopeptide repeat protein: MVAKKTNLDRAVDSFLRYGTVNGFSTQELAAAVDRKVRSETQVSTVTSVKLGRQFVKHAKPHGGLLYRTALRASAWALVVAGNYPEAKKTYLTARRLLLKDAIWRARIDRVLIDVYMYLGDFKEAQHRARMALATFGRLGAEADAAKTRVNYANLLHRQDRHRQAKQLYQQAAAFFEGEGADVAVALCHYNLANTLVQLMEFKEAGELYSDARKVFESHNSALHATGCLYGLAWLHMLEGNFHTALQQLTKCEQEYDRGKQHRERILCKLDRAEVYLGLNLLVDARKAAREANQAARRLGLSYEQAKADFFYGKASAAMGRRTDARTALKRAQKGFSQDRNQGFAGAAQLTLAQLQRPGSARLSHMRMARKRFSQAQLPLWEAICDLQILAVQPDETDALRRLGRNPAVASVPHLMARRLALLGDRAAGRQRMKVAVRHWSKAADVLDAVRAKLPPIELRAAFLKDQSDPYRNLIETQHASDPKAAAVWSERFKTVGLWSSIEDVYVTDPARQKAESSLSELAGQVTAMSHIISDEMQRRTPGRLHHGEAFAKLQHTVRHNLAQLESHTVGRPHASEELAKLFDKASYAQPIVQFHVGRRDIFAFVHHNGACHAHRYLDGVRIVRELVALWRFIVERADGIKHRPGKTELADESDILNRLGSWVLPPLQLPSTTDQLLVLPEGQLSCLPWSALTTNGVPLLERLELSFAPSLRHHLQAQQQTTRSQKTKIFVGAADGLTHIQREVAAVSSRLQGPHAAVYDPCCRADWPDHESAKIWHFTGHAHLRPDNPFYSALLLADGPLFAADFRLKRNRVELVTLAACRTGQQTSLPGEEAGGMVRSLLEMGARNVIASRWAVSDFSTTEWTDLLYKSYLGGMSAGSAARQAALGVREKFPSAYHWSAFSVFGAG; the protein is encoded by the coding sequence ATGGTAGCAAAGAAGACAAACCTTGACAGAGCGGTCGACAGCTTTTTGCGATACGGTACCGTCAACGGCTTTTCCACCCAGGAGTTGGCCGCCGCCGTCGACCGAAAAGTCCGTAGCGAAACCCAGGTGTCTACGGTAACGTCGGTCAAGTTGGGACGGCAGTTTGTCAAACATGCCAAACCACACGGCGGTCTCCTGTATCGTACCGCTTTGCGGGCATCAGCCTGGGCGCTTGTGGTGGCCGGCAACTATCCCGAAGCAAAAAAGACCTATCTGACCGCGCGCCGCTTGCTTTTGAAGGATGCTATTTGGCGGGCACGGATTGATCGCGTTCTAATTGATGTCTACATGTATCTTGGTGACTTCAAAGAGGCGCAACACCGGGCCAGGATGGCCCTGGCCACTTTCGGTCGACTGGGTGCTGAAGCAGACGCGGCCAAGACACGGGTCAACTACGCCAACCTGTTGCACCGCCAGGATCGGCATCGTCAGGCTAAGCAACTCTACCAGCAGGCAGCCGCTTTCTTCGAAGGCGAAGGCGCCGACGTCGCTGTGGCGTTGTGTCACTACAACCTGGCTAACACCTTGGTCCAGTTGATGGAGTTTAAGGAAGCCGGTGAGCTGTACAGCGACGCTCGCAAGGTCTTCGAGTCCCACAACAGTGCTTTGCATGCAACCGGTTGTCTGTACGGACTGGCCTGGTTGCACATGCTTGAGGGCAACTTCCACACCGCCTTGCAGCAGTTGACCAAATGCGAACAAGAGTATGACCGAGGAAAACAGCACCGCGAACGAATCCTGTGCAAACTGGACCGCGCCGAAGTGTATCTCGGACTCAACTTGCTGGTCGATGCTCGCAAAGCGGCTCGTGAAGCGAACCAGGCTGCTCGCAGGTTGGGCTTATCTTACGAACAGGCCAAGGCGGACTTTTTCTACGGCAAAGCCTCGGCCGCCATGGGTCGCCGCACAGATGCCCGTACCGCTTTGAAAAGAGCTCAAAAGGGTTTCAGCCAAGACCGCAACCAGGGATTCGCAGGTGCGGCACAGTTGACACTGGCTCAACTACAACGCCCTGGATCGGCCCGATTGAGCCACATGCGGATGGCCCGCAAACGGTTTTCGCAAGCACAGCTTCCATTGTGGGAAGCAATATGTGATCTGCAAATTCTGGCCGTACAACCGGACGAAACTGATGCCCTGAGACGACTCGGACGCAACCCGGCCGTGGCGTCGGTTCCCCACTTGATGGCCCGTCGGCTGGCTTTGTTGGGTGATCGTGCGGCTGGTCGGCAAAGGATGAAAGTTGCTGTTCGCCATTGGAGTAAGGCCGCCGACGTTCTGGATGCCGTGCGCGCGAAACTACCCCCCATCGAGCTTCGCGCCGCATTCCTGAAAGATCAGAGCGATCCCTATCGCAACCTGATAGAGACGCAACACGCAAGCGACCCCAAGGCGGCGGCCGTTTGGTCGGAACGTTTCAAAACGGTGGGGCTTTGGTCGTCGATTGAAGATGTCTACGTAACCGATCCGGCTCGTCAAAAAGCCGAAAGTTCGCTCTCGGAGTTGGCCGGTCAGGTAACGGCCATGTCGCATATTATCTCCGATGAGATGCAGCGGCGCACGCCCGGTCGGCTGCATCATGGTGAGGCTTTTGCCAAACTCCAGCACACCGTGCGGCACAATCTGGCTCAACTGGAAAGCCACACGGTCGGAAGGCCGCATGCCTCGGAAGAACTGGCCAAACTCTTTGACAAGGCATCCTATGCTCAACCCATCGTGCAATTCCATGTAGGTCGTCGCGATATCTTTGCCTTCGTGCACCACAACGGTGCATGCCATGCCCACAGGTATCTCGACGGCGTGAGGATAGTGCGCGAGTTGGTCGCTCTCTGGCGGTTCATAGTGGAACGCGCCGACGGCATCAAACACAGACCAGGCAAAACAGAACTGGCCGATGAAAGTGACATCCTCAATAGGCTCGGCAGTTGGGTGCTCCCCCCCCTTCAGTTGCCGTCGACCACCGACCAACTATTGGTGTTACCGGAGGGGCAACTTTCGTGCCTCCCCTGGTCGGCTCTCACCACCAACGGTGTTCCGTTGCTTGAACGTTTGGAGCTGTCGTTTGCACCCAGCCTGAGACATCACTTGCAGGCCCAACAACAGACTACACGATCACAGAAAACCAAGATATTTGTCGGCGCAGCAGACGGATTGACCCATATACAGCGTGAAGTCGCAGCCGTAAGCTCGCGGTTGCAGGGACCACACGCCGCCGTCTACGATCCCTGTTGCCGGGCAGACTGGCCGGATCACGAAAGTGCCAAGATCTGGCACTTCACCGGTCACGCCCACCTGCGTCCGGACAATCCTTTCTACTCCGCTTTGTTACTGGCCGACGGACCATTGTTCGCCGCCGACTTCCGACTCAAACGCAATCGGGTTGAACTAGTCACACTGGCCGCGTGTCGCACCGGCCAACAGACCAGCCTGCCCGGAGAGGAAGCTGGTGGTATGGTTCGATCTCTCCTCGAGATGGGCGCACGCAACGTCATTGCCAGTCGCTGGGCGGTTTCCGATTTCTCCACTACGGAGTGGACCGATCTTTTATATAAATCGTATTTGGGTGGCATGTCGGCCGGCTCGGCTGCCCGACAAGCTGCCCTGGGCGTCCGGGAAAAGTTTCCCTCAGCTTACCACTGGAGTGCGTTCAGTGTTTTCGGCGCCGGTTGA
- a CDS encoding zinc-ribbon domain-containing protein, with protein MSDFQTKILICKDCGEEFVFTADAQQYFSERKLSHLPELCKLCYLAARRQPKAQSRGRRIQPEVNGNLLNPPPG; from the coding sequence ATGAGTGATTTCCAAACCAAGATTCTAATCTGCAAGGACTGTGGCGAGGAATTTGTTTTCACGGCCGATGCCCAACAGTATTTCTCGGAGAGAAAATTGAGTCACCTGCCAGAGTTGTGCAAACTCTGTTACCTGGCGGCGCGACGGCAACCCAAAGCGCAAAGCCGTGGGCGCCGCATACAACCTGAAGTGAATGGCAACCTATTGAATCCGCCGCCGGGTTAG
- a CDS encoding penicillin-binding protein activator LpoB, producing MRYLVTVIVLAGLGLGCGGGTTVTRLDPNSTHDLSGGWNDVDARQTAEGLILDCLTRTWHDNYAATHGGERPKVTVGLIRNLTSEHIQMEIIISDFERELINSAKVRFVASKEQRAEIREERWEQQEYATRETAKKLRAELGADFMLQGAFKQITDQAGKDRISFYQIDLEMVNIETMEKVWIGSQEIKKGITQGSRKW from the coding sequence ATGCGTTATTTGGTTACGGTAATAGTCCTGGCCGGTCTGGGACTCGGATGCGGCGGCGGCACAACAGTGACACGCCTGGACCCCAACAGTACACACGACCTGAGCGGCGGATGGAACGATGTCGACGCCCGACAGACAGCTGAAGGTCTCATCCTGGACTGTCTCACGCGGACATGGCACGATAATTATGCGGCCACCCACGGAGGGGAACGCCCCAAAGTGACGGTGGGATTGATTCGCAACCTGACCAGCGAACATATCCAGATGGAGATAATCATTTCGGATTTTGAACGCGAGCTGATCAACTCAGCCAAGGTTCGATTCGTGGCCTCCAAAGAACAGCGCGCCGAGATTCGCGAAGAACGCTGGGAACAACAGGAATACGCAACCCGCGAGACAGCCAAAAAACTGCGTGCGGAACTGGGCGCCGATTTCATGCTGCAAGGCGCCTTTAAGCAGATCACCGATCAGGCTGGAAAAGATCGTATCTCTTTTTACCAGATCGATCTGGAGATGGTAAACATCGAGACAATGGAGAAAGTCTGGATCGGCTCGCAGGAGATCAAGAAAGGGATCACTCAGGGCAGCCGGAAGTGGTAG